The following nucleotide sequence is from Halobacillus mangrovi.
ACAAGAACTTGAAAGACAACAAGACTCTACGACATCATCTAATCTTTAAATTAAATGGCAAATAGTGGAGGCCTACAAGCCTCCACTATTTTTATACAGTAAGGAGGCCTACCATGAATCAACAGGTACTACACACAGAAGATGAATTTAACAATCTTTTAAAAACCCATGAAGAATTTTTTGTCTTAAAACACAGTTTAACTTGTCCAATCAGTGCAGGTGCAAAAAATGAGTATGAGAAGTTTCAATCATCTACTTCAGTCCCTTGTTACATTCTTCATGTCCAGGAGGCAAGACAGCTTTCAAATAATATTGCAAAAGAGTTTCAAGTGCGTCATGAGTCTCCTCAGGTTTTATTATTCAAGAATGGCCATGTGGTGTGGAATGACAGCCATGGCTCTATAACTCAAAGTCGATTGAAAACATTAGTTGAGTAAAGCCGCGCATATAATTGCACGGCTTTTTTTCTTTGAATTCAGATTGCAGCAAGATGGAACGCTGACGTATCTTTTTTGGGAAAAATCTTAGCGGTCTTAAGAACTTATGAAGTTGAGTATAGCAGGGAAGGAATTATTTTCTTTATTTTTATTTATGAAAACCCTTACAAAGGGTGACAAGATTCTAAATTTTAGCTATAATTGCCCTAATTATCATCTAAAGTAACACTATTCATCACAAACATACACTAACAGGAGGG
It contains:
- the ytxJ gene encoding bacillithiol system redox-active protein YtxJ, translating into MNQQVLHTEDEFNNLLKTHEEFFVLKHSLTCPISAGAKNEYEKFQSSTSVPCYILHVQEARQLSNNIAKEFQVRHESPQVLLFKNGHVVWNDSHGSITQSRLKTLVE